From a region of the Acidobacteriota bacterium genome:
- a CDS encoding alpha-ketoacid dehydrogenase subunit beta has translation MALTTYIDAITQGLREEMLRDPKVFIIGEDVGVMGGVFKATKGLYEEFGPDRVIDSPLAEGIIVSSAIGAAMAGMRPCPEIQFTDFITPAMDAIVEQAAKLRYRSAGTQTCPLTLRVCYGGGVGGGLYHSQTNTTWFAHEPGLVVLAPGTVYDAKGMLKAAIRDDNPVVFFEHKKLYRSIKEDLPEDEYVADIYKAAIRREGKDITAVSYGYTLQLTLQAAEKMKEEHGVDVEVVDLRVLNPLDKDTVLASVAKTNRAVIVHEDHRTLGIGAEISAFLAEEAFDCLDAPIVRVTAPDIPAIPFSAPLEKFYMPSVEKIVTALERTIEY, from the coding sequence ATGGCACTCACCACATACATCGACGCGATCACGCAAGGGCTGCGCGAAGAGATGCTGCGCGATCCCAAAGTCTTCATCATCGGAGAAGACGTGGGCGTGATGGGCGGCGTCTTCAAGGCGACCAAGGGACTGTACGAAGAATTCGGTCCCGACCGGGTCATCGATTCGCCGCTTGCCGAGGGCATCATCGTCAGCTCCGCCATCGGCGCGGCCATGGCCGGCATGCGTCCCTGCCCGGAGATCCAGTTCACCGATTTCATCACCCCAGCGATGGACGCCATCGTCGAGCAAGCCGCAAAACTGCGTTACCGCTCTGCCGGCACGCAGACTTGTCCGCTCACGCTGCGCGTTTGCTACGGCGGCGGCGTTGGCGGCGGGCTCTATCACTCACAGACCAACACCACCTGGTTCGCACACGAGCCGGGACTCGTGGTGCTTGCGCCCGGAACCGTCTATGACGCGAAGGGCATGCTCAAGGCCGCCATCCGCGACGACAATCCCGTCGTCTTCTTCGAGCACAAGAAGCTCTACCGTTCGATCAAGGAAGACCTCCCCGAAGACGAATACGTTGCCGACATCTACAAGGCCGCCATCCGCCGCGAGGGCAAAGACATCACCGCGGTCTCTTACGGATACACCCTGCAGCTCACGCTGCAGGCGGCGGAGAAGATGAAAGAAGAGCACGGCGTGGACGTGGAAGTGGTCGACCTGCGGGTGCTGAATCCGCTGGATAAGGACACCGTGCTGGCCTCGGTCGCGAAGACCAACCGCGCCGTGATCGTGCATGAAGATCACCGCACGCTGGGCATCGGTGCGGAGATATCCGCGTTTCTCGCGGAAGAAGCTTTTGATTGCCTGGATGCGCCTATCGTTCGCGTGACCGCGCCCGATATCCCGGCCATCCCGTTCTCGGCGCCGCTGGAAAAGTTTTACATGCCCAGCGTCGAGAAGATCGTCACCGCGCTCGAGCGGACGATCGAATACTAG
- a CDS encoding thiamine pyrophosphate-dependent dehydrogenase E1 component subunit alpha produces the protein MATKTKDRPAPAAQANQAPSSQGSNPGKAPTAAPAAKPQGNGAAPLNPEILKRLYYYMVKCRMVEERARTLFKQGKFAGNYYAAVGQEATEVGTTIDLEKDDYIAPSHRNFVTNIMKGTPLERMYAQLYARKTSPDQGRSSPAHCGYAETHVITPSSTIAAQLNIGTGVALAFQLEKKPNIVVALSGDGSTSLGFWHEALNFAGVRKLPIVYIVENNRYAESVNIKYQTAVEDLSVKATAYGFPGITVDGNDVVAVYRVAREAIRRAREGNGPTLIECKTYRWYGHSEIDPAKYREPAELEAWKAKDPIPAMERYLKSQNLWADEWKQKISEEITAEIEKAVEFADKSPYPEPEEALDHVYSFSIRDRELNRKSWTFRDAVASPANK, from the coding sequence ATGGCTACTAAGACAAAGGACCGGCCTGCGCCCGCGGCGCAAGCGAACCAAGCCCCCAGCAGCCAAGGAAGTAACCCAGGGAAGGCTCCGACTGCGGCGCCCGCCGCCAAGCCGCAGGGCAATGGCGCAGCTCCGCTGAACCCGGAGATCCTCAAGCGCCTTTACTACTACATGGTGAAGTGTCGCATGGTGGAAGAGCGCGCGCGCACGCTGTTCAAGCAAGGCAAGTTTGCCGGCAACTACTACGCTGCCGTCGGCCAGGAAGCGACCGAGGTGGGCACCACCATCGACCTCGAAAAAGACGACTACATCGCTCCCTCGCATCGCAACTTCGTCACCAACATCATGAAGGGGACGCCGCTCGAGCGCATGTATGCGCAGCTCTATGCGCGCAAGACCTCGCCCGACCAGGGACGCTCCAGCCCGGCGCACTGCGGGTACGCCGAGACGCACGTCATCACGCCCTCGTCGACCATCGCGGCGCAGTTGAACATCGGCACCGGCGTGGCGCTCGCTTTCCAACTGGAGAAGAAGCCCAACATCGTGGTCGCGCTCTCCGGTGACGGCTCCACCTCGCTCGGTTTCTGGCACGAGGCATTGAACTTCGCCGGCGTGCGCAAGCTTCCCATCGTCTACATCGTGGAGAACAACCGCTACGCTGAGTCGGTGAACATCAAGTATCAAACGGCGGTCGAAGACCTGAGCGTGAAAGCGACGGCCTACGGTTTCCCCGGCATCACCGTGGACGGTAACGACGTGGTCGCGGTCTATCGCGTCGCGCGCGAGGCTATCCGCCGGGCTCGCGAAGGTAATGGTCCCACACTCATCGAGTGCAAGACCTATCGCTGGTACGGACACTCCGAGATCGATCCCGCCAAGTATCGCGAGCCAGCCGAACTGGAAGCGTGGAAGGCGAAGGATCCCATCCCCGCGATGGAGCGGTATCTCAAGAGCCAGAACCTGTGGGCGGACGAGTGGAAGCAGAAGATCTCCGAAGAGATCACGGCAGAGATCGAGAAAGCGGTCGAGTTCGCCGACAAGTCGCCGTATCCCGAGCCGGAAGAGGCGCTCGACCACGTGTACTCGTTCTCCATCCGCGATCGCGAGCTGAACCGCAAGTCGTGGACCTTCCGCGATGCGGTGGCTTCGCCCGCCAACAAATAG
- a CDS encoding TlyA family RNA methyltransferase codes for MPKLRLDRLLVDRGLVPSRERAQALILAGKVLVEEQKIEKAGAAVNEDAAIRLLAEDLRYVSRGGLKLEHALAHWKIALAGRTCLDVGASTGGFTDAMLQHGAERVIAIDTGYGQIAAALRNDARVRLLERTNARHLTAARLRPLAGAAVTFLALDVAFISATLVLPAVVESVRELEYVNDVDVSIAGASRFESVVLVKPQFEAGKGNVGKGGIVRDVTVQQAAVERVRAAVAALGGGGIEVIDSPITGTEGNKEFLLHAVFEPDSRSKSKAKSK; via the coding sequence ATGCCCAAACTCCGACTCGATCGCTTATTGGTTGACCGTGGGCTCGTCCCCAGCCGGGAACGGGCGCAGGCGCTGATCCTCGCCGGCAAGGTGCTGGTGGAGGAGCAGAAGATCGAGAAAGCCGGGGCGGCCGTGAATGAGGATGCGGCCATCCGTCTGCTTGCCGAAGACCTGCGCTACGTGAGCCGGGGCGGGCTGAAGCTGGAGCACGCGCTCGCCCATTGGAAGATCGCGCTGGCCGGAAGGACGTGTCTTGACGTGGGCGCTTCCACCGGCGGTTTTACCGACGCGATGCTGCAACACGGAGCGGAGCGCGTCATCGCCATCGATACCGGCTATGGACAGATCGCCGCCGCTCTCCGCAACGATGCGCGTGTCCGCCTCTTGGAGCGGACGAATGCGCGGCATCTCACGGCGGCGCGACTGCGTCCGCTGGCCGGCGCAGCGGTCACCTTCCTCGCCCTGGACGTCGCTTTTATCTCTGCTACACTCGTGCTCCCCGCGGTGGTTGAGAGCGTGCGCGAGCTGGAGTACGTAAACGACGTCGACGTGAGCATCGCCGGCGCTTCCCGGTTCGAATCCGTCGTGCTGGTGAAGCCGCAGTTCGAGGCTGGCAAAGGGAATGTGGGTAAGGGTGGCATCGTGCGCGATGTTACGGTGCAGCAGGCGGCGGTCGAGCGCGTGCGCGCCGCGGTAGCAGCGCTCGGCGGTGGCGGCATCGAGGTCATCGATTCCCCCATCACCGGGACGGAAGGAAACAAAGAGTTCCTTTTGCACGCCGTGTTCGAACCGGATAGCAGATCGAAGAGCAAGGCGAAGAGCAAATAG
- a CDS encoding NAD(+)/NADH kinase has protein sequence MKTVAIISKPGRPQLAEVAARLVQWLRANGYGVLADAETCAVVGGLECAAREGIVGRKPEFLVVLGGDGTMLAAARSVSQAGIPILGVNLGSLGFLTEVRLEELEATLDALTHHQCVIDARAMLHCQLVRGGKCVAAYEALNDIVVNKAALARMVDFDVYVNQQFVSNYKADGVIVATPTGSTAYSLAAGGPILTPDVDAFVITPVSPHALTNRPLVVPDRSEIMIEVQQPQEEAYLTVDGQTGGPLRQGDRIVCHKSEHTIQLLHLPQRSFFDVLRAKLKWGER, from the coding sequence ATGAAGACCGTTGCCATCATCTCGAAGCCCGGGCGGCCGCAACTTGCGGAAGTCGCGGCGCGGCTGGTGCAGTGGCTCAGAGCCAATGGCTACGGCGTGCTCGCAGACGCCGAAACCTGCGCCGTGGTGGGCGGTCTGGAATGCGCGGCGCGCGAGGGGATCGTTGGACGCAAGCCGGAATTCCTCGTCGTGTTGGGCGGAGATGGCACCATGCTGGCGGCGGCGCGCTCGGTATCACAGGCTGGCATCCCTATTCTTGGAGTGAACCTCGGCTCGCTCGGATTCCTGACCGAGGTGCGTCTCGAAGAGCTCGAAGCAACGCTCGACGCGCTCACGCACCACCAGTGCGTGATCGACGCGCGCGCCATGCTGCACTGCCAACTGGTGCGCGGCGGCAAATGCGTGGCCGCTTACGAAGCGCTCAACGACATCGTGGTGAACAAAGCCGCGCTGGCACGCATGGTGGATTTCGACGTCTATGTGAATCAGCAGTTCGTCTCGAATTACAAAGCCGACGGCGTGATCGTCGCAACCCCCACCGGCTCGACCGCGTACTCACTCGCTGCCGGCGGGCCCATCCTCACGCCCGACGTGGACGCCTTCGTCATCACCCCGGTTTCGCCCCATGCGCTGACGAATCGTCCGCTGGTAGTGCCTGACCGCTCCGAGATCATGATCGAAGTGCAGCAGCCGCAGGAAGAAGCCTACCTCACCGTGGACGGCCAGACCGGAGGGCCACTCCGCCAGGGTGATCGCATCGTCTGTCACAAGTCGGAGCACACCATCCAATTGCTCCACCTGCCGCAGCGCAGTTTCTTCGATGTGCTGCGGGCAAAACTGAAGTGGGGGGAGCGGTGA
- a CDS encoding amidohydrolase has translation MTRKTGISRLLPFVLAATSLFAQHPAADTIITNAKVYTVERERPRAEAVAILGERIVGVGSAAEIDAWRGPETRIIDARGHLLLPGFNDAHVHFVSGGQQLDSVDLKDAASPEEFAKRIGERAQQRPNEWIIGGDWDDQRWTPAQLPTRSMIDAVTPTTPVFVNRYDGHMALANSAALRLAKVNSKTPDPPGGTIVRDAQGNPTGVLKDAAMNLVYKVIPDLTHPQRAAAIKRALAHAAQLGVTSVQDMNPSYDDFRAYMEFAERGELTTRIYAAPLETDWKDQAKIGIRRAFGSAYLRLGAVKGFADGSLGSTTAYFFEPYTDAPNTRGLLADEMHPITAMRGRLMKADEAGLQLCIHAIGDNAISLILDIFSDVVKANGARDRRLRIEHSQHIAPKDFKRYAELGVIASVQPYHTIDDGRWAEKRIGPERIKTSYAFRTFLDHGVRLALGTDWYVAPLDPMQTLYAAVTRATLDGKNPNGWLPEQKLTVGEAVEAYTTGSAYAEFQEKDKGTIAPGKLADVVLLSDDIFSIRPEAIKDVKVDLTVVGGKVVFERK, from the coding sequence ATGACACGAAAGACGGGTATCTCCCGCTTGCTGCCCTTCGTCCTCGCCGCCACTTCTCTGTTCGCGCAGCATCCCGCCGCCGACACCATCATCACCAACGCCAAGGTGTACACGGTGGAGAGGGAGCGTCCGCGGGCAGAGGCGGTGGCCATCCTCGGCGAGCGCATCGTCGGCGTGGGCTCTGCCGCCGAGATAGACGCCTGGCGCGGACCGGAAACCAGGATCATCGACGCGCGCGGACATCTGCTGCTGCCCGGCTTCAACGACGCGCACGTCCACTTCGTCAGCGGCGGCCAGCAGCTCGATAGCGTCGATCTGAAGGACGCGGCCTCGCCGGAAGAGTTCGCGAAACGCATCGGCGAGCGTGCGCAGCAACGTCCGAACGAATGGATCATTGGCGGCGACTGGGACGACCAGCGCTGGACGCCCGCGCAGCTTCCCACCAGAAGTATGATCGACGCCGTCACCCCGACCACGCCCGTCTTCGTGAATCGCTATGACGGACACATGGCGCTGGCGAACTCTGCCGCGCTGCGTCTGGCGAAGGTGAACTCGAAGACGCCCGATCCGCCAGGCGGGACCATCGTCCGCGACGCGCAGGGGAATCCTACCGGCGTGCTCAAGGACGCGGCGATGAACCTGGTCTACAAGGTCATCCCTGATCTCACGCATCCGCAGCGCGCGGCGGCGATCAAACGCGCGCTGGCGCACGCAGCCCAGCTTGGCGTCACCAGCGTGCAGGACATGAATCCGTCCTACGACGACTTCCGCGCGTACATGGAGTTCGCCGAGCGCGGCGAGTTGACCACGCGCATCTACGCCGCGCCGCTCGAGACAGACTGGAAAGACCAGGCAAAGATCGGCATACGGCGCGCCTTCGGCTCAGCCTATCTTCGCCTCGGCGCGGTGAAGGGCTTTGCTGATGGCTCGCTCGGTTCGACCACCGCCTACTTCTTCGAGCCCTACACCGACGCGCCCAACACGCGCGGCCTGCTCGCCGATGAAATGCATCCCATCACCGCGATGCGCGGACGCCTGATGAAGGCCGACGAGGCGGGACTACAGCTCTGCATCCACGCCATCGGCGACAATGCCATCTCGCTGATCCTCGATATCTTCAGCGACGTGGTGAAGGCCAACGGCGCGCGTGACCGGCGATTGCGTATTGAGCACTCACAACACATCGCGCCGAAAGACTTCAAGCGTTATGCCGAACTCGGCGTCATCGCGAGCGTGCAGCCCTACCACACCATCGACGACGGACGCTGGGCGGAAAAACGCATCGGCCCGGAGCGCATCAAGACGTCCTATGCTTTCCGCACCTTCCTCGATCACGGGGTGCGACTCGCACTCGGCACCGACTGGTACGTCGCGCCGCTCGATCCCATGCAGACGCTCTACGCCGCGGTGACGCGGGCGACCTTAGATGGCAAGAATCCGAACGGCTGGCTGCCGGAGCAGAAGTTGACGGTTGGCGAAGCAGTGGAGGCCTACACCACCGGCTCGGCCTATGCTGAGTTCCAGGAGAAGGACAAAGGCACCATCGCCCCGGGCAAGCTGGCCGACGTGGTGCTGTTGAGCGACGACATCTTTTCCATCCGTCCCGAGGCGATCAAGGACGTGAAGGTGGACCTGACCGTCGTTGGCGGGAAAGTGGTCTTCGAGCGCAAGTAG
- a CDS encoding phenylacetate-CoA oxygenase subunit PaaI — protein MSGKGFKIGTFSDWVGLFDDWRKEVGVDHDDIKSFKFDTLYGAIDTNEITFGHYKGRPKWETVRQIPTQNMRDALLNMIVYQGDTEFASVEQQRWLFQTAPTEWDRRALTRVMIEEMRHGWQMCAVLIDHFGQTGKVEAQKMLERRAFENKRLLNAFNEEVDNWMDFFTYTDFVDRDGKFQLQMLKYSAFAPLGRSTSYMLREEAFHMGTGNDGLRRVVEAGIIPAWLIQKYLNKWISESYDLFGTDSSSSAHWAYVWGLKGRYDEPRNEHAPDLDDINDYSRSLYRDEVSGLVQRFNSLLAPGTAPLYAPDIKFNRAIGKWKEQRFHPQTGAPVDETEYAQKLTEWLPTAEDKKLLKDIIANEPRWIAPKEGAKDPLASISEPRKSAINVSAN, from the coding sequence ATGTCAGGTAAAGGTTTCAAGATCGGGACGTTCAGCGACTGGGTGGGTCTGTTCGACGATTGGCGCAAGGAAGTCGGCGTGGACCACGACGACATCAAGAGCTTCAAGTTCGACACGCTCTATGGCGCCATCGACACCAACGAGATCACCTTCGGCCACTACAAAGGACGGCCGAAGTGGGAGACGGTGCGCCAGATCCCTACGCAGAACATGCGCGACGCGCTGCTCAACATGATCGTCTACCAGGGCGACACCGAGTTTGCGTCCGTCGAACAGCAGCGCTGGCTCTTCCAGACCGCGCCCACCGAGTGGGACCGCCGCGCGCTCACCCGCGTGATGATCGAAGAGATGCGCCACGGCTGGCAGATGTGCGCCGTGCTCATCGACCACTTCGGACAGACCGGAAAAGTGGAAGCGCAGAAGATGCTCGAGCGGCGTGCGTTCGAGAACAAGCGCCTGCTCAACGCCTTCAACGAAGAAGTGGATAACTGGATGGACTTCTTCACCTACACCGACTTCGTCGATCGCGATGGCAAGTTCCAGCTGCAGATGCTGAAGTACTCCGCCTTCGCGCCGCTCGGACGCTCCACCTCTTACATGCTGCGCGAAGAGGCGTTCCACATGGGCACCGGCAATGACGGCCTGCGTCGTGTGGTCGAGGCCGGCATCATCCCGGCGTGGCTTATCCAGAAATATCTGAACAAATGGATATCCGAATCTTATGACCTCTTCGGCACCGATTCATCGTCATCCGCGCATTGGGCGTACGTCTGGGGATTGAAGGGACGCTATGACGAGCCGAGGAATGAGCACGCTCCCGATCTCGATGACATCAACGATTACAGTCGCAGCCTTTATCGTGACGAGGTCTCGGGACTAGTGCAGCGTTTCAACAGCTTGCTCGCGCCCGGAACCGCGCCGCTCTACGCGCCGGACATCAAGTTCAATCGCGCCATCGGGAAGTGGAAGGAACAGCGCTTCCATCCGCAGACCGGCGCGCCGGTGGATGAGACGGAGTACGCGCAGAAGTTGACCGAGTGGTTGCCGACGGCGGAAGACAAGAAGCTGCTGAAGGACATCATCGCCAACGAGCCGCGCTGGATCGCGCCGAAGGAAGGCGCGAAGGATCCACTGGCGTCGATCAGCGAACCGCGAAAGTCAGCGATCAACGTCAGCGCGAACTAG
- a CDS encoding aldehyde dehydrogenase family protein — MIAATKAQVKPGKLLIGGEWMEGKKTFPTINPATGEVLTQVADADASQVDAAVRAARKAFEDKGKGSWSMMAASERGKILWRIADLIDKNIDELAELETLDNGKPIFESRYIDMPMIVDVFRYYAGWATKIHGDTINSAANAFTYTLREPVGLVGAIVPWNFPLLLASWKLGPALACGNTVVLKPAEQTPLTALRFAELAMEAGLPAGVLNVITGGPETGAALVRHTDVDKIAFTGSTAVGKEIMRSAADTLKRVTLELGGKSPNIVFADAPIDQAVRGAINGIFYGKGEVCSAGSRLFVEKKIEDEFLSKLVESSKKMKPGDPLDPKTRLGAIVSEQQMNTVLGYIASAKQEGAQLAAGGNRASVDGGKGFFVEPTIFSGVKNEMKIAQEEVFGPVLATLTFDDIDQVAELANKNIYGLAAAIWTSDIKRAHALSRRLKAGTVWINTYGDGDASFPFGGYKQSGFGRDLGADALQHYTETKAVWVKL, encoded by the coding sequence ATGATCGCAGCCACCAAAGCGCAGGTTAAACCCGGCAAGCTCCTCATCGGCGGTGAGTGGATGGAAGGAAAGAAGACCTTTCCCACCATCAACCCTGCCACCGGTGAGGTGCTCACCCAAGTCGCGGATGCGGATGCGTCGCAGGTGGATGCCGCCGTCCGCGCGGCGCGCAAAGCGTTCGAGGACAAAGGCAAGGGCTCGTGGTCCATGATGGCGGCGAGCGAGCGCGGCAAGATCCTGTGGCGCATCGCCGACCTCATCGACAAGAACATCGATGAGCTCGCCGAACTCGAGACGCTCGATAACGGCAAGCCCATCTTTGAATCGCGCTACATCGACATGCCGATGATCGTCGACGTGTTCCGCTACTACGCGGGATGGGCGACGAAGATCCACGGCGACACCATCAACTCCGCCGCGAATGCTTTCACGTATACGCTGCGCGAGCCGGTGGGCCTGGTCGGAGCCATCGTGCCGTGGAATTTCCCGCTGCTCTTGGCAAGCTGGAAGCTGGGCCCGGCGCTGGCGTGCGGCAACACTGTCGTCCTCAAGCCTGCGGAGCAGACGCCGCTGACCGCGCTGCGTTTTGCCGAGCTCGCGATGGAAGCCGGACTTCCCGCCGGCGTGCTCAACGTGATCACCGGCGGTCCGGAGACGGGCGCGGCGCTCGTCCGCCACACCGACGTAGACAAGATCGCCTTCACCGGCTCGACCGCCGTCGGCAAAGAGATCATGCGGTCGGCTGCCGACACGCTCAAGCGCGTGACGCTCGAGCTGGGCGGCAAATCGCCCAACATTGTGTTTGCCGATGCGCCCATCGATCAGGCTGTCCGCGGGGCCATCAACGGGATCTTCTACGGCAAGGGCGAGGTCTGCTCGGCCGGCTCGCGCTTGTTCGTGGAGAAGAAGATCGAAGACGAGTTCCTCTCGAAGCTGGTCGAGTCATCGAAGAAGATGAAGCCCGGCGATCCGCTCGATCCCAAGACGCGGCTCGGCGCCATCGTCAGCGAGCAGCAGATGAACACGGTGCTTGGGTACATTGCGTCCGCCAAGCAGGAGGGCGCGCAGCTTGCCGCCGGTGGCAATCGTGCCTCGGTCGATGGCGGTAAGGGATTCTTTGTCGAGCCTACCATCTTCTCCGGCGTGAAGAACGAGATGAAGATCGCGCAGGAAGAGGTCTTCGGGCCGGTGCTGGCCACGCTGACCTTCGACGATATCGACCAGGTCGCCGAGCTCGCCAACAAGAACATCTACGGGCTCGCCGCCGCCATCTGGACTTCGGACATCAAGCGCGCACACGCGCTTTCGCGCCGCCTCAAGGCCGGCACCGTTTGGATCAACACTTATGGCGATGGCGACGCGTCGTTCCCGTTCGGCGGCTACAAGCAGTCCGGCTTCGGCCGCGACCTGGGTGCGGACGCATTGCAGCACTACACCGAGACGAAAGCTGTTTGGGTGAAGTTGTAA
- a CDS encoding enoyl-CoA hydratase/isomerase family protein, with the protein MATTTTTAEATKTLVNYRKDGGVAIIEMNDPPANTYTYEMNHQLDEAILKARFDNDVYVILLTGNGDKFFSAGANIKMLASVDPVFKYYFCLHANEMLLRLEHTPKLVIAALNGHCVGGGLEIAMAADIRIARRDAGKIGLPEVNLGVLPGTGGTQRLSRLVGKSKAIELMVTGNTFTFEEAKEMGIINDIFEREGFMNNIMEYARQFCPPNKAAMAVGHIKRSVQTGSEIPMESALALERELQSLLFKSQDAKEGLNAYVEKRPADFKAK; encoded by the coding sequence ATGGCTACGACAACCACCACCGCAGAGGCCACCAAGACGCTGGTGAATTACCGCAAAGACGGCGGCGTCGCGATCATCGAGATGAACGATCCGCCGGCCAACACCTACACCTACGAGATGAATCACCAGCTCGACGAAGCCATCTTGAAGGCGCGCTTCGACAACGACGTCTACGTCATCTTGCTCACCGGCAACGGCGACAAGTTCTTTTCCGCCGGCGCGAACATCAAGATGCTGGCTTCCGTGGACCCGGTGTTCAAGTACTACTTCTGCCTGCATGCCAATGAGATGCTGCTGCGTCTCGAGCACACGCCCAAGCTGGTGATCGCGGCGCTCAACGGACACTGCGTCGGTGGCGGCCTCGAGATCGCTATGGCCGCGGATATCCGCATCGCCCGGCGCGACGCCGGCAAGATCGGCCTGCCTGAGGTCAACCTCGGCGTGCTCCCCGGCACCGGCGGCACGCAGCGCCTGTCGCGCTTGGTCGGCAAGTCCAAGGCCATCGAGCTCATGGTCACGGGCAACACCTTCACCTTTGAAGAGGCGAAGGAGATGGGCATCATCAACGACATCTTCGAGCGCGAAGGGTTCATGAACAACATCATGGAATACGCGCGCCAGTTCTGCCCGCCGAACAAAGCCGCCATGGCCGTGGGTCACATCAAGCGTTCGGTGCAGACCGGCTCGGAGATCCCCATGGAGTCGGCACTCGCGCTCGAGCGTGAACTCCAGTCGCTGCTGTTCAAGAGCCAGGACGCCAAGGAAGGCCTGAACGCGTATGTGGAAAAGCGTCCGGCGGACTTCAAGGCGAAGTAA
- a CDS encoding TetR/AcrR family transcriptional regulator produces MAVAAISANRGPAGHRQGNGGLPKGNGTRSFDRRLGEILRHATDVFYEKGYEGASMRDLSRASGMSLAGLYHYSESKEKLLYLIQRTTFRTIIDLVRERLTLSRDPEERVRIFIANHLGYFLANKKAMSVLSHEDDTLKNGYRQEIAAIKREYYRICLELLEELKRAQGLEFPSRIAVLSLFGMMNWFYTWHNPRVDADAEALSRQMGDIFLRGITQPTGGSNSNLRGKRPRAKV; encoded by the coding sequence ATGGCTGTTGCTGCTATCTCCGCGAACCGTGGCCCCGCCGGTCATCGGCAAGGCAACGGCGGTCTTCCCAAGGGCAACGGGACACGGTCGTTTGACCGCCGCCTGGGCGAGATACTGCGTCACGCCACCGACGTCTTCTACGAAAAGGGATACGAGGGCGCGTCCATGCGCGACCTCTCGCGCGCCAGCGGCATGTCGCTGGCCGGTCTGTATCATTACTCCGAATCCAAGGAGAAACTGCTCTACCTCATCCAGCGGACGACCTTTCGCACCATCATCGACCTTGTTCGCGAGCGGCTGACGCTGAGCCGCGATCCGGAAGAGCGGGTGCGCATCTTCATCGCGAACCACCTGGGATATTTCCTCGCCAACAAGAAAGCGATGAGCGTGCTCTCGCACGAGGACGACACGCTCAAGAACGGCTACCGCCAGGAGATCGCCGCCATCAAGCGCGAGTACTACCGCATCTGCCTCGAGCTGCTCGAAGAGCTGAAACGCGCGCAAGGCTTAGAATTCCCCTCGCGCATCGCCGTGCTCAGCCTGTTCGGCATGATGAACTGGTTCTACACCTGGCACAATCCGCGGGTGGACGCGGACGCCGAAGCGCTCAGCCGCCAGATGGGCGATATCTTCCTCCGTGGCATCACGCAGCCCACGGGAGGCAGTAACAGTAATCTCCGCGGCAAGCGGCCGCGCGCCAAAGTTTAG